The Bernardetia sp. ABR2-2B DNA window AGTAAATAAGTTTAGAAGTTAGATTTTAGAAGGTAGAATCCTCGTTTGACGGCTGCATTTGAGCCTCAACGACGGTTGGTTATTTTGCTGAACCGTCAACGAGCTTAAAAGCGTCGTTGAGGATTAGAAGACTGTATTATTTAAACAAATTCTTCAAAAAATAGTATATTTGAAATCATAAAACACCAAAAATATAAGATTATGGAAAGCGAATTGCCTAAAATTGTACAGGAAAAGATAGCTTATTATAGGAGAATTATACAAAAGCTGAATGAAATTACAGAGAAGAGTAAAAATCAATCTTTCAAAAACTCAGAAGAAGAAAGTAAATTTTTAAAAAAGGAAATATCTAAGAACCTTGAAGGTATAAATATACTAAAGTTGATGAGAGAAATTGTATCAGATTTAATAATTATGACACAAAATCCTTTTAATTATCAATCTTATGAAAATAAAAATATAGCATATAATATCACTAATGACCATGCAGAAAATGATCAAATAGAATTTATGAGATTAATGGAGAATGCATGGGATAACGATATTAACGAAAAAAATAGTATGCTAATAAATATAAAGATTATTGAAGGAATTAAACAACAGTTTGCGGTTAGGTTGAACAAGGCAATACAATACTCTTTACTAGAAAATGATAAAAATAAATATTATTCAAAGTTTCAAAACTTTGCTCCATTAGAAAAATCTATATTTTTTATAAAAATAAATGATTTTCAAGCAATACAAAATATATCAGAGGAAATACCAGTAGATGCTCAGTTTGTCGTTCTTACAGGAGAAAATGGAGATGGTAAAACATCTATTTTACAAGCTATTGGTTTAGGTCTTTATAATCCTGATGAATTATCTGACAAAGACATAGGAAAGGAAAACAGTAGAATTTCAATAAAATATCAAGAGAAAGATAAATTTTATACTAACTACATCTTTAATAACCCTAAACATCCAGTAAAATATGCTATGAGAAGTAGCATGAAATCTCTCAAACAGTTTACTGCTTATGGAGCTGCTCGGCTACGTGTTTTTGATAACAAAGAAAAACGAAATCCATTATTAAACTTTGATTCAGAAAAAGCAAAATTAACAAATGTTTTTAATTCGTGGTTGCGTGATATTTCTGCGAATGATGAAAAATTTTTTGAGAAAATTAAATCAATCATTCTTGATATTCTTCCAAATGTATCAGAAATAAAAAAGAAAGACAAAACAAAACCAATTAGTGATTTTCTATTTATTGAAAAAGGAATTGAAGTAGAATTTAAACATTTGTCAGCAGGACATAAAAGTATTGTTTTGATGATTGGCGACATGATTATGCGACTTTCAGAAGCACAACCCGAAATAAAAAATCCTAGTGATTTTACAGGAATTGTCTTGATTGATGAAATAGAAGCACATTTACATCCAAAATGGCAAAAAGAATTTCCTCATATTCTTTCTACTACTTTTCCTAAAGTTC harbors:
- a CDS encoding AAA family ATPase — its product is MESELPKIVQEKIAYYRRIIQKLNEITEKSKNQSFKNSEEESKFLKKEISKNLEGINILKLMREIVSDLIIMTQNPFNYQSYENKNIAYNITNDHAENDQIEFMRLMENAWDNDINEKNSMLINIKIIEGIKQQFAVRLNKAIQYSLLENDKNKYYSKFQNFAPLEKSIFFIKINDFQAIQNISEEIPVDAQFVVLTGENGDGKTSILQAIGLGLYNPDELSDKDIGKENSRISIKYQEKDKFYTNYIFNNPKHPVKYAMRSSMKSLKQFTAYGAARLRVFDNKEKRNPLLNFDSEKAKLTNVFNSWLRDISANDEKFFEKIKSIILDILPNVSEIKKKDKTKPISDFLFIEKGIEVEFKHLSAGHKSIVLMIGDMIMRLSEAQPEIKNPSDFTGIVLIDEIEAHLHPKWQKEFPHILSTTFPKVQFIVTTHSAISLLGMPENTVFFRVQRSEEKGTYIERMDIDVKNLLPNAIYTSPLFDMESIRSTENNGIEELNVEDNFDEIIKKEENKKRLKELSKKFVFTPPKS